One Tachysurus vachellii isolate PV-2020 chromosome 5, HZAU_Pvac_v1, whole genome shotgun sequence genomic window, tctatctatctatctatctatctatctatctatctatctgtctatctgtctgtctgtctgtttatctatctatctatctatctatctatctatctatctatctatctatctatctatctcgaTAGACATAACATCCGCTTGTTGTAACCTTCTGGGACTCAACAAAGGCTCCTCTGAACACAAGGACTGTTACATTAGGCAACCTGCTGAACTTTGTAGGACCAAATCTGGCAGCACTCCTGGGGATCAGGTCTTTCTCTTCAGTACATGGGGTGAGTGATGCTGTTAAACCAGAGTGCAGAGTATTGTATAAGCCATCGTTAAAGGCAGTGGAGAATCTTTCATGACATCATCATCCTGAGATTATCCCTGAATGTCCGTTTTgcactgaaagagagagagtattccATGCTTTTCTGAAATGTTGTAGACTGTCGTTTTAATGAATCTTTTTCTTCGAAGTTTATATTTTTGGCAATAGATATGTGCGGGAAaacctgtatgtgtgtcaacTACTGAACTTTCTACTAGGTCGAGCAAAACTAGTCATCTACATTAGTAGAAGGAACAAGATGGAACAAAGAGCCTAAAAAGCAAAATCTTCTGTGCTGGTGGAAATcctactgacactggagactcctacCCTGAATGCTAACATCAATGTGTTCTTGGTGGAAAACGATCGGTTTCTTGTGCACATGTTGAGTAGCAGCATGTTAATGATTTATAcactaaacagaaataaacacgtGTTTCTACATGCAGTTTCTGACCCATGCATCAAcacctgctgaccaatcagaacggagCATTCAGTGGCGCCGTGACATACTCAACCCTCTGTAGTTGAACCTGAAGTTCTTCCACTCCTCGATGTCACTGGTGTCATAAATGGCGTCTATAAGGTGTGCATACTCAGGATCGTCGATGATGCTAATCACAGTGATTTCATCGCCGACCAGAAGAGCGTTCCAGAACCGGAGAACCCATCCTGACACGTGCGCGGTCGCGATCACGTCGTTGCGgtatttcttctgtttcttgaACTTAATCTTCGGCCCCATGATCTCCAGCGAAGCAGTTcgtcttgttgttgttgtcgttgttgtGACCCGGTTGTTGTTTATTCCTCAGTGATCTCTTCACAGCTCTGAGCTCTGTTTGCATGATGGCTCTATTTTAAGTCTTCGTAGCTGTTATATAACCAGATGGTCATGTTAGAAGCTTTGAGGCAGTTGTGGCATTTGCACATGAGCTTTGTGCCCTCTTACACCTGGCCGGGGCTCTTATTAATGTCGATTAATGATGCCTCATGTCCTGCTGCCTCACCAGGCACAACTCAACTCACTGTCTCCTCAACAGTTCTCTAATTcttagtttgtttttcttttcttttcctacaatctttttgtttccttttttctttttcatctcttCTTTCCCTCACTGATTTGacccctttcctttctttctctgttttctttttattttttctttcttttttttttttaattgctattTTCCCCatctttttgcagatgatgttgtcctgttggcttcttcaaatcaggaccttcagcgtgcactgggacggtttgcagccgagtgtgaagcggcagggatgagaatcagcacctccaagtccgaggccatggttctcagccggaaaagggtggcttgtccccttcgggttggtggaaagctcctgcctcaagtggaggagtttaagtatcttggggtcttgttcacgagtgagggaaggatggagcgggagatcgacaggcggatcggtgtatcttctgcagtgatgcggtcgatataccggtctgttgtggtgaagaaagagctgagccgcaaggcgaagctctctatttaccagtcgatctacgttcctacccttacctatggtcatgagctttgggtcatgaccgaaaggacaagatcccggatacaggcggccgaaatgagtttcctccgcagggtggctgggcgctcccttagagatagggtgaggagctcggtcactcgggaggagctcagagtagagccgctgctcctccacatcgagaggagtcagctgaggtggctcgggcatctgttccggatgcctcctggacgcctccctggggaggtgttccgggcatgtccaaccggaaggaggccccggggaagacctaggacacgctggagggactatgtctctcggctggcctgggaacgcctcggtattcccccggaggagctggaggaagtgtctggggagagggaagtctgggtgtccctgctcagactgctgcccccgcgacccggccccggataagcggtagaagatggatggatggatggatggattttccccatcttttatatttttctttattaatcccTTTGCCTTTTACTTTCTTCCATGGAGCCAGTACATTTTcagttgttttctttctttctttctttctttctttctttctttctttctttctttctttctttctttcctttaccTTCTTCAATCTTTGTTCCTTTCTCCTTTCTCCTTTTCCATCATATTCCATCCATTTGCTGTTTCTCTCAAAAATAAGATTCAAACATAgatcttccacacacacacacacacacacacacacacacacacacacacacacacacacacacgcacacacacacacatacacacacacacacacacacacacacacatatacatacagtacctcTCACTCTCCCGTCAGCGACCCAGCGCATGGCTCCTCCCTCAGGCTTGATGACCAGTTTCTCAGGTGAGCCTTTGGGAAACAGGTTCTTCACGGCCTCCAGGTCTCCTGTGTATAGCGCGTTCTGAACCACCAAATCACGGCAAAGCAGTGGCACTGACGCTACCTCCGTGTTGTTCCTAGACACCACCGCCCTTTCCCGAGCTTCCTTCCTCAGCAGGTAAGCACTGACTGTCGGCTCAATGAGCTTCCTCTGATGTGTCCTTCTCTCCACGAGGTCTCGCTCCTGCTCTAAGGAGCGCAGAGCTGTTGGAGTGAAAGCAAAGCTCCGCTGAGACATGTTGACAAGAGGCAGAAAAACTAGAAGGAGAAATAAAAGACCCTGTGGAATCTTTTCGCTCCTGACTGTAAGCAAGCACGTTCTCCGTCTCGGCCCGGCTCACTGGAGTTGTTTTGATATTTAATCTCAGACAGGCCTCGTTGCCTATGAGCACGAATCTATTTTTAACCCCACGGTCACATGGGCACCGCATGCCAGGTTTAGAGGTCCTGCAGCTAAAAGTATGACAAGGGCATTTTTAGTCCACTTTAGACACAATAATCTTATCCTCAATGGCGTGAATTTCATGACTtcctaataacaaataaatgaccAGATGTTGACATGACGATTCTTTTCCCTAATGTTCTCCCCCTTTCCTTTTTGattcttcttgttctttctgttttctttttctttctttcttcttctacttttggctttttCCTTTAGGGGTCACTACAGTGAATTCCTTCTATCTTCTCAGCACACACTACTTGCCTGTTAGCACCTTTCCAAGACTATCACCCTTATCTCACtaatctgtacaagtccttctcaccTTCCCTCATTTCAACTCAtcgtatgctttctgtttggcctttgccacgtccctcttcactctgtgctgcgATTCCTTGTAACCCGGTCTATTTTCTTCAGTCCTTTCTGCATCCCACTTCTATttagcctcttcctctgaataCTGTCCTGCACTTCCTCATTctaccaccatgtttccttatcttcatttctccttccagatgacacacctagcacactcctgtctccctccctgtagattcccagtcatctggaagctcttcatgaccacccaaagcctgtctcagtttctgtctgaattcctcacaacattcttccACCACATGGTCTTATTTTCtatctttcctttcctcttctttctgaccaccagagacatccTACACATCACTGCCCAATGCTgactggctacactctctccatcCACCACCTTGCAGTCgctaatctctctcagattgcctTGTCTACATAGAATGaagtgagcctgtgcctatctcaggcgttatcgggcatcaaggcaggatacaccctggacggagtgccaacccatcacagggcacaaacactctcatgcaatcacacactacggacaattttccagagatgccaatcaacctaccatgcatgtctttggaccgggggaggaaaccagagtacccggaggaaacccccgattcacagggagaacatgcaaactccacacacacaaggcggaggcgggaatcgaacccccaaccctggaggtgtgaggcgaacgtgctaaccactaagccaccatgttcctctctcttctggaaataagtgttcactacagccatttccattggcttagcaaagtccaccaccatcacctgtcattctaggttcctttccttaacaacAAACCtacccatcacctcctcatcacctctgttcccctcaccaacatgcctgttgaagtctgctccaatcattactctctcccatctggaatactctccatcacctcatctaactcactccagaatctctctttctcttctaaCTCATAGCCTACTTGTGGATCATAACCACTGaccacattcaacatcacctcttcaatttctaacttcaaactgatgcacacagtatatctaccttcCCTCTCTCCATCATGTCCACCAGCTCTCTATctttccctgtcattgtaccaacattaagagtccctattctcagacctacagtatactcctgtctttcctctcctctctctgtctacgaATCCTTCAACCTCCTTGCCTTTAGTTCTTTCATTTTTCCATCTgctgctttctttctcttctttcttttactaTCAGTAAAAATAGTGATTGATAAATCGATGACACGATTATGTCGTCCCTTATATGCACTTTCACCATTAAAAATCTGTACTGTAAACTCTTTGTACAGAAACAATACAATAGTGTAGCAGCAGGGGGCGTGTCTTATCATGGCTCTGGTAGTTGAGGGTGgggctacataaatatatagaaataaaatatatgactgAATTCCATTCAGATTTTTGAATCGCATCAGTGAAGAGAGCGGAACACAGGTACACCTGAGTACGGTTCGGCCATGTGCAAAAGTTTAAGAGCCCTGGGGACAAAAATGAAGATGTGTTCATTTGAAtaaaccatctctctctctctctctctctctctttctctttctctgagcGGTGAGCAGACTGGAATAGATGCTAGTCAAACCTGGCATTAACAATCATGCTAGCTTAGTCAAATCTAGCCAGTTGTTGTTAGTTAATTATACTAGTTTTTTCAGGTTAGATGTTCAGGTAGCATTCGAAGGTCATGTGACTAGTTTGTTCATTgaggatttaaataaaattgtaaggtgcgaaaaaaaacaaaggatgaTTAAGTTACAGATAGAGAGTTTTTATTCCTACTTTACACGAATGTAAAGTATAAACATAGAGTGAGACTTAATATATTAATGAAAACCAGGTACTAATATTTATCAAGCATTGACTACAGACGAATGGTATCATATTAGTATGGTATcatatccatctatctatctatctatctatacagtatatatatatatatgtatatatatatatatatatatatatataccactgATTGTGTTCTGCAGTGTGCCGTAATGGCTGTCACATTGACTGAAGGAATCAAAGACTTCCGACTTTGCAAACATTGCAAACACACATTActggttgagagagagagagagagagagagagagagagagagagagagagagagagagagagagagagacgagattgttttttttgctgctggAGTACATCCTTTTAAATGATACGCATAATGAGTTTATAATATGCATCTGGGCTACCTCCTCTCTACTTTGATGTCTTCCAAATGGCCCGGGTGTCATCAGCAAAACATGTAGGCACTTTCCCGGCCCATTGCCTcccaaatgtattttaaatatcattccTCGTAACGCAATTATTTAAAACGTTGAACTAAACACTTACTAATGGGGGAAAAGAGACAGCGACTTCCACAAATTCATTTCTCAAATGGTGGACAttcgatttttatttatttatttatttatattttttttttctaaatggaGGCAGGGACTTTCTCAaccaagaaaagaacactgggGGTGGGGGTATGTTTGGGGGGGACAAAAAAGTATCAGCTCGCTTTCAGTCATTCGTCTTACtccctgcagacacacacacacacacacacacttctgttacTCCCTGCAGatcacagaaacacaccaaGCCACTTGCACACGCAAGTCAATTTTAGTGAAAGCAATAAGATAAACATGGATCCGGCCATCTGTGGTGCTCTCTGGTCACTGGACTCACGAAACAGCATAACGATCGCCAGCCTCATCAATACAATTAGGCAATTAGTTCCTGCTGATTATCTCCCACTCATTTCCAACTCGACTGCTGTGCCTCCcattaaaattaaagcacaaaaaaaacagaggaataTATGGAGACTCGTCTGGTTGGAATGTGAAGACAGCAGTAATAACACATGGGCTAATTAATGCCACGTTGGTAGGCGGGGAGGACTTTAAAAATGCAAGCTAATTGCTTGAGACTAATTTACAGAGTAACTAACACGCTTATTGTACTATTCAAAAAAGTATATCTTACAGACCTACAATTACATTCGATTGACTTTGAAGGTTGTTAAGTAACTTGAGATTTATTTGCCGTGGGATAGTGGAGCAGTGACATTTAGTACTTGAACTTAAACATCTAGGTTTCTTTCTGGTGTCAGCTGTAGCCCCAGTTTCCCATACTAAGCCATTGATAGTTGATCCCTGCCTCAAAGTTTGAGATGTTGTGCATTCAGGGATGCCTTTCAGCTCACCTCAGTCATAAAGAGTGATTGATTCATTACTTTTGTAGGTTAACAAGCCTACTAAGGACCTTCTCCTCAAGGTTTTGCCTTGGCAGATGTTTTTGCTTTGTTGCACCATCCTTTGTAAACCTGGGTTGAAAATCCCAGGTGAAGACCCGAGCGTAGAGGCGcacaggagtgtacagtaaACGTACGTCGACACGGATGATATAACAGCACAGAGAGCTGGTTGTATGCAATGGAAATAAAGTAGCAAGCtgctgaagaaaaacacaaagcttTATAACCGACTGTAATAGGAAACACTTTTCCCCGCTCAAACACTTGGGGCCAAATGGGATCGGCGTAGTATTAAATGCAAATGTCCaatgtgtgacagagagatgaGGTTGGCATGCTAATGCGCCGGGTGGTACCAAGTCACGAATAAAGCTCGGCTTTGTATTTCCTATGTGCTTTCTTTGGCcacaagaaagaaaggaaatgtgAAAGAATTCTGATGGGGggaaggatgagagagagagaaaaaaccaaacaaacaaacaaataaatacacaaacaaacaaacaaacaaacagacaaacaataaatacataaataaataaacaaacagacaaataaataaacagacaaacaggcaaataaataaataaataaacaggcaaatgaacagataaatgaataaacaaacaaacaaacaaacaaacaaacaaacaaataaataaataataaataaaataccctTCCAGCGTTTAAGTCGGTACCTGCGAAGTTTAGCGCGCTATATGTTGTACTGTTGATCCCCGCACAAATGGAGGCCCACTTCATTATGACAATTGAGAGGTTCATATTTCAATCTAATAGCTCTCGATAAATTTAACAATCGATCACAACCTCATTTCATCGCGAGCGCCCCTAATACGCGCTTCCCCGCCAAGTGGAACATTTTCTAATGATGCACTTGCACACCAAAACAATGCGGGGCCCAGTGACCACATTAGTCACTAATGTCCCAATCCATAATGTGCTTATAACGCGAGAGAGGgaagtgaggaagagagagtgagagagagaaatgactccagagagagtaagggagagagagagagagagagaaaaggggggaTCAGCGAGGAACCGGGAGATCAGAGGGAAAATGgtcatgatgatgatagtgCTTAAGACACTGTCATTAATGACCCTATCACACGCGCCGTAATACGTCCACAGACATGCTCTCATTAGCATACATCAGACCATCAAGGCACATTGCAGGAGCAAGGGAGCAAGCAGGGGAGGGAGACGGAACGCAATACAGCACATTAACATCCGGCATTGCTCAGGCTGCGTTGCTGTAGCTCTGattaatgcaaaacaaaaagcacCATTTATTTTCAAACCAAGGTGTCTGCTTTGCCTCTGCTCGTTTGCTCTGAAAAAACCCCTCTTAAACCCCCTCCTACCCTTCCCATCTCCAGCGCACAATAGTTCACCAGGCTAATACACGGCTGCGTCCTTATGCGCACAAATTGTTCACCAAAGTCTTGATTAACAAAAGCAACCTACTGTACAGGCTAATTACACGACGCTTttaggaactttttttttttttggagtttaTAGTTCAGTCTAATAACCCAAGCAGAATGTATAATGTTTATGAAAAGAATGGTGATTATTGTATACTCACctaatgttaaataatatgtcatatatatatatatatatatatatatatatatatatatatatatatatatatatatatatatatatatatatatatatatatatggggggtGGATGACATTTCAAAACAAGTCTGGAAAAAATCTCATGGGAAAAGAATTGATTCATGTACAATATCTAAAAAACGAAATGAATCGCTTAAAGAAATCATGTGGAAATAAAGTAAATCATATATTAAAACTAATATGATGCGGAAaacaaaaggataaaaaaaatctcatttaaaacTGTTCATGGGATTctaaatgaaatgtgtgaaatcGTGTAAAAGAAATTAGTCACGTTAAAAGTAACTAATTAATTGATGAATTAATTCACCAATAAGGGGAAATAGAAATTActtggattttctttttgtgttagAACGAttcacatgtaaaaataaattaactgGATGTCAAAACGTGAAAACTTGAATTGACTgaattatcattaaaaaaattcacgtttaaaaaaaaactgatacattttttttattttaaagttactTTAAAAActattgaataaaatatttttttttttaaaaactaaaagacAGAATGTTTGGTGAAAAAACATATAATTGTCTAAAACAGCACAAAGCATGTGTAAATTTCATGtgaagtttttattttgtttgtttgtttgtttgtttaattaaactgtaaatatattCTAAGGCTGATTGCTGATCCGGAATGTTCTACATTTCAGAAACCTTTACATTTTTAGGACAGaaatatgttgtgtttttattgcgAATTAGaatcaataaaattaaatgatcaGTGATTTACCAGGCAAATGACACTAATTTAACAAAATGgtacattttaatcattttgaattacagtttttgttttgatcaaaatcttttatttatttattttattttatttttggaagcTCAGAGTTGCATATTCCTTGGTCAAAACTTTGCTGATGAGGTTGAGACACATTTAAACCAATCAGCCATTTGAGAAAATGATCGCCAGAAGGCATTAGCATGGCTAAATTCACAAGCTACAAATGAAAATGTTCTAAACCTTATGCCCAGATCCACTCTCTTAACTCAGCTTGTTATGTTAAATTAAGTCAATTCAATTAAGCAGAAACTTTTTTAAGCTCTCACACTAGTGTCGTAGGTGTTAGCTGCTCACGTTCTAGAGAAAGACAGTCTTGCAGCTAATTTTCTCTAAAATCAGTTCTGAAAGTAGTTccagctgtaattcaaatcacaggttgatgtataatataataagatgGTTCTCAcaagttattgtttctatagtaccACCTCGTTAAAAGGACTTAGTAGACAAAGTAAACAGATTCAAAACGTTTTTCTGTAAGCGTATTTGGCATggatgtaaggagtctccagtttcagtgctttgtaaGTCAgttagaggtaaagctgtaactttaataGACTGTTCAACACACTGCCATCAGCCTGGAGACAACCACTGAATATTCATAACGCATCTGTTAACATACAGTGACGTCTTCCATCATGTACAACGAGCAACTGCATTTTCAGAACATAGCTCAATATGCTAATATATAAACCTATACatatatttgtacatatataatactctgtattttgcttttattcttGTTATTATATGTGCTGTATTTTGCTTTAAGTCTCACTGAGATCTGTAGTTATGATGACTATAAACTTTAAACTTGACCATGGAATGTCtgtggtttcttggtaacaCAACACCGACAAAAAAGCTATAAGAGAGAACACAGCAACATTAAATACAATAGTAAACGGATGGAAAGCATGTCGTTCTTTACACGACCTTGTTGGCAATTATTTTGCCATAACAGTCACAACAAATGATATCGACCACTTAAAAGTTCTCAAATGCCGCCATCTAGTGGTGTTTGTGGGTTACTACATAACATGATGCTGTGCCTTTACTGTACACAGTATGTGAAATGTCATACTCATGCTGTCGTGAACACAGACGTATTAACGGCTCTCAAATCTAAGGTGTATACTTTAAATCAGTAATTTTTACGATTTCTAAAGATATTTTATTCCACAAACTTCATCTATTtttgagtttgtttttatttcatctgtaGCTTTCTCTGCTGAACTACTTTTTATTCTGTGTTCTGCTTACTGtcacttttttttgctttttcttctATAAACTAATTTTTTTATGTACTAATTATTTTATGACCTCTTCTACTCTTATAAACTCTATTtactataatttatttttaataaaaaaaatgtttattgaatttttgtattattccaattctataaacattttttatttctaatgtcTTATttggccctgcgatgggttggcactccgtccagggtgtatcctgccttgatgcccaatgacgcctgagataggcacaggctccccgtgacccgaggtagtttggataagcggtagaagatgaatgaatgaatgaatgtcttatttgagtttgtttttccttctgtttttctttaagtAAATTTATTCTCTTGCGTTTGCTCTTATTCTTGTTTTGATTTTCACGattactttttgtttatttcctctcattcttattgttttatttctttcagttGTATTTCCTAGTTTTgtttaacaaaacatttatgATTTTGTTATTTCTAGCTTTTATTTACCATCACATTTGTGAATGAAGAATTATtatacaattaataataaaacttctTACTGTGATGTGCATATGATTACAAAAACAATCCAAcaattatattgtttattgtaaacAAATAATCATTGTATTATAAAAGGCCATTTTATAATTCCTGTAaacatcttaaaataaaaaaataattaaaattatggACCAGCCTAAAGTTTCTTTCTGTTCTGCAGAACAATTTGAATATTGTGAATAAATCACTGCTCCTTTTGAGGCTGTATTGCACAAACAAGGAaaactttttttccttcttttattcTGTCTAAACGAATGGACGTGAGACAACACCACTCAGAAGACTGTCATTTGTGCAATTTTATTTCCAAATACTGTCTAATCCAGGGCAAACCTGGCTCATTTGGAGCTAGTGTACTTGGTGACGGCTTTGGTGCCCTCGGACACGGCGTGCTTGGCGAGTTCCCCCGGCAGCAGCAGGCGCACGGCGGTCTGCACCTCGCGGCTCGTGATGGTCGAGCGCTTGTTGTACTGCGTCAGTCTGGACGCCTCGGTGGCGATGCGCTCGAACACGTCGTTCACAAACGAGTTCATGATGCTCATAGCTCTGCTCGAGATGCCCGTGTCCGGATGCACCTGCAAAAAAAAGTAGTGGCGGGGAAACAGATCAGGGAAGGCTACAGAACTCTAATGATCACACTTTACAACAGTGGTGatctgaaaagcatctcaaaacacaTCAAACGTTGGGTGACAACAGCATAAGACTACATCCTTTCAGTCAAGATCAGGAGGCTGAGGCTACAATCAGGACAGATTGGAGCACTAAGCTTTGAAAGACATAATCGATcgacattcatttatttatttat contains:
- the zgc:92591 gene encoding late histone H2B.L4 codes for the protein MTNDGIKKKGGKAPGDKKSSKRKGKRRETYAVYIYKVLKQVHPDTGISSRAMSIMNSFVNDVFERIATEASRLTQYNKRSTITSREVQTAVRLLLPGELAKHAVSEGTKAVTKYTSSK